One window from the genome of Deltaproteobacteria bacterium encodes:
- a CDS encoding ABC transporter ATP-binding protein, with product MLSVRSLRGGYGSIEVLRGVDLDVQRGEIVALIGANGAGKTTFMKTLAGVHAPGSGTIDFEGSSIFGLHSHQVVARGISLVREGRGILAPMSVEENLLLGGYLRSPQQAAEAIEYIYGLFPILAERRRQPGGTLSGGEQQMLAIGRALVARPRLLMLDEPSLGLAPKLVSTIFECIDSLRREDTAILLVEQNARKALKIADRGYVLAGGRIAMKGDAADLLHDPQIFSAYLGNTKAQSGG from the coding sequence ATGCTTTCGGTACGCTCCCTCAGGGGCGGCTATGGCTCCATTGAAGTGCTGCGCGGCGTGGATCTTGATGTTCAGCGCGGGGAAATCGTCGCTCTGATTGGAGCGAATGGCGCGGGGAAGACAACATTCATGAAGACGCTGGCAGGCGTCCATGCACCCGGTTCCGGCACCATCGATTTCGAGGGCAGCTCCATATTCGGACTGCACAGTCATCAGGTTGTCGCCAGGGGCATCAGCCTCGTCAGGGAGGGACGGGGAATCCTCGCGCCCATGAGTGTCGAGGAGAACCTCTTGCTTGGCGGATACTTGCGGTCGCCGCAACAGGCCGCGGAGGCGATCGAATACATTTATGGCCTGTTCCCCATTCTCGCCGAGCGCCGGCGTCAACCGGGGGGTACGCTCAGCGGCGGCGAGCAACAAATGCTGGCCATCGGGCGCGCGCTCGTTGCACGCCCGCGCCTGCTTATGCTCGATGAACCTTCGCTTGGTCTGGCGCCAAAGCTCGTTTCAACCATTTTCGAATGCATTGATTCGCTGAGAAGGGAGGACACGGCGATCCTGCTGGTTGAACAGAATGCGAGAAAGGCCCTGAAAATCGCGGATCGCGGTTACGTCCTCGCAGGCGGAAGAATCGCGATGAAGGGCGACGCGGCCGACCTGTTGCATGATCCGCAGATTTTTTCCGCATACCTCGGAAATACGAAAGCACAAAGCGGCGGTTAG
- a CDS encoding molybdopterin-dependent oxidoreductase, translated as MGANDSETQVIRSTVWSAGAGCHGGCGVDLHVRDGKLEKIEGVKDHPYNQGTLCPRALALKDYVYHKDRLQTPLIREGRRGSDTWRPASWEEALGLIERRMNQVREDHGAESTLFVQGTGRDVGGWLVFLAYNYGSPNWLQALPGNSCYHPRLLSMQVALGDYVVPDASQFQSKRYDDPGWTLPECYMVWGQNPVATCNDGNHGHWIINCLKRGSKVICIDPNYTWLASRAALWLPIRPGTDGALALGMLNVIINEELYDREFVTKWVSGFDELKERVRDYPLDWAARTTWIKKDLIVEAARLFARSRPAALQWGVPIDFAPEGFSVALAINALWSLTGNIEKPGTMVVGRPAFGVTSYPMSQQAISDMYGDMMPAEQRDKRIGADKYPLVKHMHWRAQPDAVIDQIFSADPYPVKASFIAGSNFVVGAQDPYRWREAFDRLDFNVVVDLFMTPTAMALADVVLPSASFAERDGVRAWWAPLTAQHRAFRVGDCRSDAEICFDLARRFNRDFKFDTLDDLYRYYLKPSGVSLEELRANNWIEPPRDAADTPYHRHERGLLRKDGKPGFATPSGKIELNSARLKEWGMDPLPRYVEPAISPVSTPELANKYPLILNTGSRTIAFFHSEHRMVDSLRAMNPDPQVEINPKTAADLGIDNGDWVWLENDYGRCRMRVKISPVHPRVVVAQHSWWFPEKIGEQDFGAYESNVNVLIPGGLFSSSGFGGAQVKSVLCRVVKDTPRETVLERTQ; from the coding sequence GTGGGCGCCAACGATTCCGAAACACAGGTCATTCGCTCGACCGTCTGGTCGGCCGGCGCCGGTTGCCACGGCGGCTGCGGCGTTGACCTGCACGTGCGCGACGGCAAGCTCGAAAAGATCGAAGGGGTCAAAGACCACCCCTACAATCAGGGGACGCTTTGCCCCCGCGCCCTGGCGCTCAAGGACTATGTCTACCACAAGGACCGGCTGCAAACCCCGCTGATCCGTGAAGGCAGGCGCGGATCCGATACCTGGCGGCCGGCGTCATGGGAGGAGGCGCTGGGTCTGATCGAACGGCGCATGAACCAGGTCCGGGAGGATCACGGCGCCGAATCCACATTGTTCGTACAGGGAACCGGCCGCGACGTGGGCGGCTGGCTGGTATTCCTGGCCTACAACTACGGCAGCCCCAACTGGCTGCAGGCCCTTCCGGGAAATTCCTGTTACCACCCGCGCCTGCTCTCGATGCAGGTCGCGCTGGGTGACTATGTCGTGCCGGACGCGTCCCAGTTTCAGTCGAAGCGATACGACGATCCCGGCTGGACGCTTCCGGAGTGCTACATGGTGTGGGGCCAGAACCCGGTGGCGACCTGCAATGACGGTAACCACGGCCACTGGATCATCAACTGCCTCAAGCGCGGTTCCAAGGTCATTTGCATCGATCCCAACTACACGTGGCTCGCTTCGCGTGCGGCCTTGTGGCTTCCGATTCGTCCCGGGACGGATGGCGCCCTGGCGCTCGGCATGCTCAACGTGATCATCAACGAAGAGCTGTATGACAGGGAATTCGTCACCAAATGGGTCTCGGGCTTTGACGAACTGAAGGAACGCGTCCGGGACTATCCCCTCGACTGGGCCGCGAGAACGACCTGGATAAAGAAGGACCTGATCGTCGAGGCCGCGCGGTTGTTCGCACGGTCGCGCCCGGCGGCGCTGCAATGGGGCGTACCGATCGACTTCGCACCGGAGGGCTTTTCCGTCGCCCTCGCCATCAACGCCCTGTGGTCCTTGACCGGCAATATCGAAAAACCGGGCACGATGGTTGTCGGACGGCCGGCTTTCGGCGTGACATCGTACCCGATGTCGCAGCAGGCCATTTCCGACATGTACGGGGACATGATGCCGGCCGAACAGCGGGACAAGCGCATCGGCGCCGACAAGTACCCGTTGGTCAAGCACATGCACTGGCGCGCGCAGCCGGATGCCGTGATCGACCAGATCTTTTCGGCTGATCCGTATCCGGTCAAGGCGTCCTTCATCGCGGGTTCGAACTTCGTCGTCGGCGCCCAGGATCCATATCGCTGGCGCGAGGCGTTCGACCGGCTTGACTTCAACGTGGTGGTCGACCTGTTCATGACCCCGACGGCCATGGCTCTCGCCGACGTGGTGCTGCCGTCGGCGAGTTTCGCGGAACGCGACGGTGTGCGAGCCTGGTGGGCGCCGCTCACCGCGCAACACAGGGCATTCCGCGTTGGGGACTGCCGGTCGGATGCTGAAATCTGCTTCGATCTCGCGCGCCGCTTCAATCGCGATTTCAAGTTCGACACGCTTGACGACCTCTATCGCTACTACTTGAAACCGTCCGGCGTCTCCCTCGAGGAACTACGCGCAAACAACTGGATCGAACCGCCGCGGGATGCCGCCGACACACCGTATCACCGTCATGAACGCGGGTTGTTGCGCAAGGACGGGAAACCGGGCTTTGCCACGCCGTCCGGCAAGATCGAGCTCAATTCCGCGCGACTCAAGGAATGGGGCATGGACCCGCTTCCACGCTATGTCGAACCGGCGATCAGTCCGGTGAGCACACCGGAACTGGCGAATAAGTATCCGTTGATACTCAACACCGGTTCGCGGACCATCGCGTTCTTCCACTCCGAACACCGGATGGTCGATTCGCTGCGGGCGATGAACCCCGATCCACAAGTGGAAATCAATCCGAAAACCGCGGCCGACCTGGGCATCGACAACGGCGACTGGGTGTGGCTCGAAAACGATTACGGACGGTGCCGGATGCGGGTCAAGATCAGTCCCGTGCACCCCCGCGTCGTCGTGGCGCAGCATAGCTGGTGGTTCCCGGAAAAGATCGGCGAACAGGATTTCGGCGCCTATGAGTCCAACGTCAACGTACTCATTCCCGGCGGGCTGTTCTCAAGTTCCGGCTTCGGCGGCGCACAGGTCAAATCCGTTCTCTGCCGCGTCGTAAAGGACACGCCGCGGGAAACAGTCTTGGAGCGAACTCAATGA
- a CDS encoding ABC transporter ATP-binding protein — translation MSLALPESGVFGLIGPNGAGKTTLLNILSGTYPATSGSIRFLGRDFSRTSAHRIAQAGIARTYQNIRLFTANTVLENVLVAQNSRAPLYGLQSVFWPGGKAERALAGETKRLLELMDLWDKRDYLGGALSYGEQRRLEIARACALRPRLLLLDEPSAGMNAAETDALWDRIDELRRGGPCILLVEHDMDLVMRRCQHVFVLNFGELIAEGSPDIIRKDRSVIEAYLGEEED, via the coding sequence GTGTCGCTGGCGCTGCCGGAATCGGGCGTCTTCGGACTGATCGGACCCAACGGCGCCGGCAAGACAACCCTCTTGAACATCCTGTCGGGAACCTACCCGGCAACTTCGGGATCGATCCGTTTCCTCGGGCGCGATTTCAGCCGCACCAGCGCGCACCGGATCGCACAAGCCGGAATCGCGCGAACCTACCAGAACATCCGACTGTTCACGGCAAACACGGTGCTGGAGAATGTCCTTGTCGCGCAGAACAGCCGTGCGCCGCTATACGGCCTGCAGTCGGTCTTCTGGCCCGGAGGCAAGGCGGAGCGCGCGCTGGCCGGAGAGACGAAGAGATTGCTCGAACTGATGGATCTCTGGGACAAACGGGACTACCTGGGCGGTGCGCTATCGTATGGGGAACAGCGTCGCCTCGAAATCGCCCGCGCCTGTGCTCTGAGGCCGCGACTTCTCCTGCTCGACGAACCATCCGCGGGCATGAACGCGGCCGAGACCGACGCATTGTGGGATCGGATCGACGAACTGCGTCGAGGCGGCCCGTGCATATTGCTCGTAGAGCACGACATGGACCTGGTGATGCGCCGCTGCCAGCACGTCTTTGTCCTCAACTTCGGAGAACTGATTGCCGAGGGGAGCCCCGATATCATCCGGAAGGACCGCTCGGTGATCGAAGCCTACCTTGGCGAGGAGGAAGACTGA
- a CDS encoding ABC transporter substrate-binding protein, with the protein MQGARMCLPKTSLMAAKARRNDRDPASRRLSPRPTPSPAHGPFSSKRKETKEDSMKSALKAFAMLWAALLGLALGLTPASANTYRIGLAVPVTGTGADAGKREAIGAHAAVNAINGAGGINGSKIELFFADTGSNPQDAVNAIRKLAGDDNVLAIVGPHYSGVAEATFPLGNRLGIVQIAVASSKPGVAAANRPFAFRNTLTEDKVAAAVVAKFKARYNPKNVAIITDIKDAVSRAIGTAVLPAALKKAGIKILNEGDPVTFQTGDAQFTAQVTKLKAMNPDAVGLGALGPDALNIITEARRQGMTQTFFGTAPLMEGNIPEKGGDTVAGTVSGTIWDYTLADEGSKRFIADYEAASTLYPGKFTKRPDYYAVNAYDAVFMIKAAIEAKAIAAGGSDLADARKKIKDYMAGLKDFDGVASSGFNDVGDGMKNVHVFEIRGGLWALMK; encoded by the coding sequence GTGCAAGGGGCGCGGATGTGTTTGCCGAAAACGTCGCTGATGGCAGCGAAAGCACGGAGGAATGACCGGGACCCTGCTTCGAGACGGCTTTCTCCTCGTCCCACACCGTCGCCCGCCCACGGGCCATTCAGTTCGAAACGTAAAGAAACAAAGGAGGACTCCATGAAATCGGCACTCAAGGCGTTCGCCATGTTGTGGGCCGCTCTTTTGGGGCTGGCCTTGGGTCTCACTCCGGCTTCAGCCAACACGTACAGGATCGGCCTTGCCGTTCCCGTAACCGGCACCGGCGCCGATGCCGGCAAACGCGAAGCCATCGGCGCCCATGCCGCCGTCAACGCGATCAACGGCGCCGGGGGAATCAACGGCAGCAAGATCGAATTGTTCTTCGCGGATACCGGGAGCAACCCCCAGGACGCCGTCAACGCCATACGCAAGCTTGCCGGCGACGACAACGTGCTGGCCATCGTGGGACCCCACTACTCCGGCGTGGCCGAGGCGACGTTCCCGCTGGGCAACCGACTCGGCATCGTCCAGATCGCCGTTGCCTCGTCGAAGCCGGGGGTTGCGGCGGCAAACCGGCCCTTCGCGTTCCGCAACACGCTTACGGAAGACAAGGTGGCGGCGGCCGTCGTGGCCAAGTTCAAGGCTCGTTACAATCCGAAGAACGTCGCCATCATCACCGATATCAAGGACGCGGTTTCACGCGCCATCGGCACGGCCGTGCTGCCGGCGGCGTTGAAGAAGGCGGGCATCAAGATCTTGAACGAGGGCGATCCCGTCACGTTTCAAACCGGCGACGCCCAGTTCACCGCCCAGGTCACCAAGCTGAAAGCCATGAATCCGGATGCCGTGGGCCTCGGCGCCCTGGGTCCGGATGCTCTGAACATCATCACCGAGGCGCGCCGGCAGGGCATGACACAAACGTTCTTCGGTACCGCGCCGCTGATGGAGGGCAACATCCCGGAAAAGGGCGGCGACACCGTCGCCGGAACCGTCTCGGGCACGATCTGGGACTACACGCTTGCCGATGAAGGCAGCAAGCGATTCATCGCCGACTACGAGGCGGCCTCCACGCTGTATCCCGGCAAGTTCACCAAGCGTCCCGACTACTACGCCGTGAACGCCTATGATGCCGTCTTCATGATCAAGGCCGCCATCGAAGCCAAGGCGATAGCAGCCGGAGGGTCCGATCTGGCGGATGCCAGGAAGAAGATCAAGGACTATATGGCGGGCCTCAAGGACTTCGACGGCGTTGCCAGCAGCGGCTTCAACGATGTCGGCGACGGCATGAAGAACGTCCATGTCTTCGAAATAAGAGGTGGCCTCTGGGCACTGATGAAATAG
- a CDS encoding branched-chain amino acid ABC transporter permease, protein MIAQQIVNGLMLGSTYALIALGLTLVLGVFNKLNIAHGDVFMFGAFAGLACAAAGASFAVAILAGMAAAAIVNVLIERFCFHPLRNSHFLAPMLSTIAFGIMLQNVATQIWGSDPSRFPNVEATTQLEFGGVLLSSVQIVILLVATALMAVIDVVIHHTAIGRALRATAIDREIAGTLGINTGKVIFFTFLTAGALAGIAGVLTATVYSQITPHIGIRQGMIGMVAMVIGGLGNLRGAMLGGIAIGVVEILNDAYLGAAYRDLVVFSLFFGFLIMKPDGLIPQDRAIRA, encoded by the coding sequence ATGATCGCGCAGCAGATCGTCAACGGCCTGATGCTGGGCAGCACGTATGCGTTGATCGCGCTCGGCCTCACCTTGGTGCTGGGCGTGTTCAACAAGCTCAATATCGCCCATGGCGACGTGTTCATGTTCGGCGCCTTTGCCGGACTGGCCTGCGCCGCGGCGGGAGCATCGTTCGCCGTGGCCATTCTCGCCGGAATGGCGGCGGCGGCGATCGTCAACGTCCTGATCGAACGCTTCTGCTTCCATCCCCTGCGCAATTCTCACTTCCTGGCTCCCATGCTGAGCACGATCGCCTTCGGCATCATGCTCCAGAACGTGGCCACGCAGATCTGGGGCTCCGATCCGTCGCGCTTTCCGAACGTGGAAGCCACCACGCAGCTCGAGTTCGGAGGCGTGCTCCTGTCTTCGGTTCAGATCGTGATCCTCTTGGTTGCAACCGCCTTGATGGCCGTGATCGATGTGGTGATCCACCACACCGCGATCGGGCGCGCATTGCGGGCCACGGCGATCGACCGGGAAATCGCCGGCACGCTCGGTATCAATACCGGCAAGGTCATTTTCTTCACGTTTCTGACCGCCGGTGCGCTGGCCGGGATCGCCGGAGTGCTTACCGCCACTGTCTACTCGCAAATCACGCCGCACATCGGAATCCGGCAGGGGATGATCGGAATGGTGGCAATGGTGATCGGCGGGCTCGGCAACTTGCGCGGCGCCATGCTTGGAGGAATAGCGATCGGCGTGGTTGAAATCCTCAACGACGCCTATCTCGGCGCGGCCTACCGCGATCTCGTGGTGTTTTCGCTGTTCTTCGGCTTCCTCATCATGAAACCGGACGGGCTGATCCCGCAGGACAGGGCCATACGCGCATGA
- a CDS encoding branched-chain amino acid ABC transporter permease, translating to MEGVLAIMGINILMAYSAYVIMATGQLSLGNAGFMAIGAYCAGYLTTVAGVDLLPAIAAGALLAGAVGVILGIPALRFQGFFLVLATLGFGEMVRAFFVNFEPTGGAYGMRGLFGAELHHIGFAVAVVTLLIWLLERSRIGRAFDAVAADEEAAACVGINVRLIKVLAFGLGAMIAGIAGGLYGHYLLYIEPGNFTFLFSAMAVLFVILGGMETVWGALLGAAIFSLLPEILRFMLNWRLSLFGGVLILLMIIRPRGLLTRQLLRNLIKPLMRRTTNVA from the coding sequence ATGGAAGGCGTTCTGGCAATCATGGGGATCAACATCCTCATGGCCTACAGCGCCTACGTCATTATGGCCACCGGGCAACTGTCCCTCGGAAATGCCGGGTTCATGGCCATCGGCGCCTATTGCGCCGGATACCTGACAACCGTTGCCGGCGTCGATCTCCTGCCGGCGATAGCGGCGGGAGCCCTGCTTGCCGGCGCCGTCGGAGTGATCCTCGGAATACCGGCGCTGAGGTTTCAGGGCTTCTTCCTCGTGCTGGCCACGCTGGGGTTCGGCGAGATGGTACGTGCCTTCTTTGTGAACTTCGAGCCAACCGGCGGCGCCTACGGAATGCGCGGCCTGTTCGGCGCCGAACTTCACCATATCGGATTCGCGGTGGCCGTCGTCACGCTGCTGATCTGGCTCCTGGAACGCTCGCGCATTGGCCGGGCTTTCGACGCGGTTGCCGCGGACGAGGAGGCAGCCGCGTGCGTCGGCATCAATGTGCGGCTGATCAAGGTCCTGGCTTTCGGTCTGGGCGCCATGATCGCGGGCATCGCCGGCGGACTGTACGGCCACTACCTTCTCTACATCGAACCGGGCAATTTCACGTTCCTGTTTTCGGCCATGGCCGTGTTGTTCGTCATCCTCGGCGGCATGGAAACCGTTTGGGGCGCACTGCTGGGTGCGGCGATTTTCTCACTGTTGCCGGAGATCCTTAGGTTCATGCTCAATTGGCGCCTCAGCCTGTTCGGCGGGGTTCTCATACTCCTGATGATCATCCGGCCGCGTGGTCTGTTGACAAGACAGCTCCTTCGAAATCTCATCAAGCCGCTGATGCGTAGAACAACCAATGTTGCTTGA
- a CDS encoding 4Fe-4S binding protein, whose protein sequence is MSKVQGLWIDVEFCTGCKACEMACRQEHGLLPEQYGIKVSEQILNGGFTYNFVPIPTELCNLCAHRNDEPACVHHCMASVMRHGNLTDLVKALEERPGSVLWTAKKTDATRARGADVFAENVADGSESTEE, encoded by the coding sequence ATGAGCAAGGTTCAGGGTCTCTGGATTGACGTCGAATTCTGCACCGGATGCAAGGCCTGCGAAATGGCCTGCCGGCAGGAACACGGTCTCTTGCCGGAGCAATACGGGATCAAGGTTTCGGAGCAGATCCTGAATGGTGGATTCACCTATAACTTCGTCCCGATCCCTACCGAGCTCTGCAATCTGTGCGCTCACCGGAACGACGAGCCCGCTTGCGTGCACCACTGCATGGCATCGGTGATGCGCCACGGGAACCTCACCGATCTCGTGAAGGCGCTCGAGGAACGGCCCGGCAGCGTGCTGTGGACAGCCAAGAAAACGGATGCGACCCGTGCAAGGGGCGCGGATGTGTTTGCCGAAAACGTCGCTGATGGCAGCGAAAGCACGGAGGAATGA